The proteins below are encoded in one region of Leishmania major strain Friedlin complete genome, chromosome 7:
- a CDS encoding putative ubiquitin activating E1 enzyme, which yields MSAVSGKPHLTFSDLQLSIDVGFWEQLRQLKLTEWRLEEPHAALAGVIRANVSDRVFLSPANLVHLSAGSLHPSTLTQAAAENAADVVSVQVQGTVKSFNFAEELNALNLRNALLSIAAKTLLGPAVALYASAEEEADAWGNMPFATLCMLTYIDAKTYRFFHWEAFPCIAIESAVLVDCLVLGASPALPFSAEAAQAMYRHGTSLLRQKPERACNPFLAVYANNSVEFISFSPTAFVSATATKGDNVVVCLFDFSDTVGSVSLPVRNVITCLRLAVSSLTTLRLYALRSGGTEKSVFVKLAFDALEESLVTSLRERLTGASFADLARVQWKEEFPSLKASGWRKKKIECLDLGAFINPVQRADNDSRFNLELMKWRVLPSLKLDQIARCKALLLGTGTLGCNVARNLLMWGVRDLTLVDRGRVSFSNLARQSLFTFEAAKDGKTKVDAAAEAVRAIIPSAVVRPVPLTIHMPGHRIDEARADKALGEIRRLEELIAESDVVFLLTDSREARWVPTIIAAATGTPVINVALGFDTYVVMRHGVPGQTSRSNAVGEDDCRDTLHTPLGCYFCSDIIAPTDSLSFRSLDEQCTVTRPAVSSIASAIAVELLAELYQHPSGFRCPAYREAATGESDQGRCRLGVIPQQIRGSVFSHTMHHLCGERNPFCTACADALLRAYREGGSEFLLRCVNSPSFIEEVCGVKALKAKWEAGMDAMGWSSDEEWAD from the coding sequence ATGAGCGCCGTGAGCGGTAAACCGCATCTCACCTTCTCGGACCTCCAGCTGTCCATCGACGTTGGGTTCTGGGAGCAACTCCGGCAGCTCAAGCTGACCGAGTGGAGACTGGAGGAGCCCCATGCCGCCCTGGCCGGCGTTATCCGCGCCAACGTTTCCGACCGCGTATTTTTGTCTCCAGCCAACCTGGTGCACCTGAGCGCTGGCAGTCTGCATCCGTCAACGCTCACCCAGGCTGCAGCGGAAAACGCTGCGGACGTTGTGAGCGTGCAGGTGCAAGGAACGGTGAAGAGCTTCAACTTTGCGGAGGAGCTCAATGCGCTGAATTTACGGAACGCACTACTTTCCATCGCGGCGAAGACGCTGCTGGGGCCTGCTGTGGCGTTGTATGCCAGCgccgaagaggaggcggatgCGTGGGGCAACATGCCGTTTGCCACCCTTTGCATGCTCACTTACATTGATGCAAAGACCTACCGCTTTTTTCACTGGGAGGCTTTTCCGTGCATTGCGATCGAGAGCGCTGTGCTAGTTGACTGTCTAGTGCTCGGTGCATCGCCTGCGCTTCCGTTTTCCGCAGAGGCTGCGCAAGCGATGTATCGCCACGGGACCAGCTTGCTCCGTCAGAAACCGGAGCGGGCCTGCAACCCGTTTCTGGCTGTATACGCCAACAACAGCGTAGAGTTCATCTCTTTCTCGCCAACTGCCTTTGTCAGTGCCACTGCAACGAAAGGCGACAATGTTGTCGTGTGCTTGTTCGACTTTTCCGACACCGTGGGGAGCGTTAGTCTTCCGGTGCGGAACGTGATCACGTGCCTGCGACTTGCAGTGTCGTCCCTCACCACCCTCCGTCTCTACGCGCTGCGGTCTGGAGGCACGGAGAAAAGTGTATTTGTGAAGCTGGCGTTCGACGCCCTCGAGGAGTCGCTTGTTACTTCTCTCCGAGAGCGGCTGACGGGCGCGTCGTTCGCCGACCTGGCGCGCGTACAGTGGAAGGAGGAGTTTCCCTCCCTCAAGGCCTCAGGGTGGCGCAAAAAGAAGATCGAGTGCCTGGACCTGGGGGCCTTTATCAACCCCGTCCAGCGGGCTGACAACGATTCTCGTTTTAACCTCGAACTGATGAAGTGGCGCGTGTTGCCGTCACTGAAGTTAGATCAGATTGCCAGGTGCAAAGCGCTTCTTCTGGGTACTGGCACCCTGGGCTGCAACGTGGCACGAAATCTGCTGATGTGGGGAGTCCGTGACCTCACCTTGGTCGACCGCGGCCGTGTCTCCTTCTCCAACTTGGCGCGGCAGTCGTTGTTCACCTTCGAGGCAGCGAAAGACGGCAAGACAAAGGTGgacgcggctgccgaggCAGTTCGCGCCATCATCCCAtctgcggtggtgcgccCGGTGCCTTTGACTATCCACATGCCGGGGCATCGCATCGATGAGGCGAGGGCGGATAAGGCGCTCGGCGAAATTCGACGACTGGAAGAGCTCATCGCCGAAAGCGACGTTGTCTTCCTCCTCACCGACTCGCGCGAGGCTCGCTGGGTGCCGACCATCATTGCTGCTGCGACAGGAACACCTGTCATCAACGTTGCCCTTGGCTTCGACACGTACGTGGTGATGCGTCACGGTGTGCCGGGGCAGACCTCCCGCTCCAACGCTGTAGGGGAGGACGACTGCCGTGACACGCTTCACACCCCCTTGGGATGCTACTTTTGCAGCGACATCATAGCACCGACAGACAGCCTCAGCTTCCGTTCGCTGGATGAGCAATGTACGGTTACTCGACCAGCGGTGTCATCCATTGCGTCGGCGATCGCGGTCGAGCTGTTGGCCGAGTTGTACCAGCATCCCAGTGGATTTCGGTGCCCAGCCTATCGTGAGGCCGCCACCGGTGAAAGTGATCAGGGGCGGTGCCGCCTCGGGGTCATCCCGCAGCAGatccgcggcagcgtcttCTCACACACGATGCACCACTTGTGTGGTGAGCGGAACCCTTTCTGCACTGCTTGCGCCGACGCGCTTTTGCGTGCGTacagggaaggagggagcgAGTTTCTCCTGCGGTGCGTCAACAGCCCGTCGTTTATAGAGGAGGTCTGTGGGGTGAAGGCGCTGAAGGCAAAGTGGGAGGCGGGCATGGACGCGATGGGCTGGAGCTCTGACGAGGAGTGGGCCGACTAG